From Macaca fascicularis isolate 582-1 chromosome 14, T2T-MFA8v1.1, a single genomic window includes:
- the CARD18 gene encoding caspase recruitment domain-containing protein 18, with product MADQLLHKKRIIFIHSVGAGTINALLDCLLEDEIISQEDMNKVRDENDTVMDKARVLIDLVIGKGPKSCLKFIKHLCEEDPQLAAKMGLHKE from the exons ATGGCTG ACCAACTCTTgcataaaaagagaataatttttatccattcagtgGGTGCAGGCACAATAAATGCCTTGCTGGATTGCCTATTAGAGGATGAAATTATTAGCCAGGAAGACATGAACAAAGTGAGAGATGAAAATGACACTGTCATGGATAAGGCTCGAGTCTTGATTGACCTTGTTATCGGAAAAGGACCCAAGTCTTGCCTCAAATTTATCAAACATCTCTGTGAAGAAGACCCTCAACTTGCCGCAAAGATGGGTTTGCACAAAG AGTGA